The Leptolyngbya sp. 'hensonii' genome includes the window TCTTTATACCGGAAAAATAGAGGATATCACATCATGAACGCTGAAATCCGCATGATCCATCTTCCAGTAGACAATCAGGCTATGATGCAGCAGATTGCGGTGCTACTGGTAGACAGTTTTCGAGACAACTACCCGGAAGCCTGGCCAGACTTGCAGTCCGCTCTGGAGGAAGTGCGGGCTTCTCTTTTGCCTGGGCGGCTCAGTCGGGTTGCGGTGAACGATCGGGGCATGGTGCTAGGCTGGGCAGGGGGTATCCGCCAGTATGATGGAAACGTTTGGGAATTACACCCCCTGATGGTTCATCCTCAATATCGGTATCGAGGAATTGGTAAAGCCCTGGTTGCGGATTTGAAAGAACAAGTTCGGCAGCGAGGGGCCTTAACCCTATGGGTGGGCACCGATGATGAAATGGGGATGACTACTTTATCGGGCGTTGATCTATACGGTGATGTGTTGGGGCATATCGCCCACATCAGAAATTTAAAAGGCCATCCCTATGCGTTTTACCAGAAGGTAGGATTTGTCATTGTAGGCGTGATGCCAGATGCTAATGGGCCTGGGAAACCAGATATCTACATGGCAATGCCCGTAGGTTAATTTCTAACTCTTGACTAGCGTGGCTTCCAGGTAGGCTGCATATCCTGAAAAATGTGAGGGTGCCCCCATTTTAACTATGGCAATATCCACTTCCCTAGCAGCACTCCCTGGGCAGGATAGTCTGTCTGGCCAGGGTAATTCTGCCGAACTGATCACGGCCCTGATTATCCTGCTACTGGTTGCCACGGGGGTAGCCCTCCTGTCGCGCCGATTACGCATTCCCTATGTCACTGGGTTGGTTTTGGCAGGACTCGTAATTGCCGATTTGCTTCCCCGCCGGATTGGGTTGGAT containing:
- a CDS encoding GNAT family N-acetyltransferase; translated protein: MNAEIRMIHLPVDNQAMMQQIAVLLVDSFRDNYPEAWPDLQSALEEVRASLLPGRLSRVAVNDRGMVLGWAGGIRQYDGNVWELHPLMVHPQYRYRGIGKALVADLKEQVRQRGALTLWVGTDDEMGMTTLSGVDLYGDVLGHIAHIRNLKGHPYAFYQKVGFVIVGVMPDANGPGKPDIYMAMPVG